The sequence below is a genomic window from Brevibacillus laterosporus.
CTCTACAAGAAAAAGGCTATAATCCGATTACGCAGATTGTAGGATATCTACTATCAGGAGATCCTGCATTTATTCCTCGCCATAACAATGCTCGCAGTTTGATAGGCAAAATTGAACGCGACAAGCTGATTGAAGAAATGGTGAAAGCTTATTTGTCACCAAAAGGTTCATAACTTCATAGGAGATAATTATGCGAATACTTGGATTGGATGTGGGTGAGAAGACTATAGGCGTCGCAGTAAGCGATGAGCTAGGTTGGACCGCTCAAGGAATCGAAACGATTAGACGCTCGTCCAAAGAAAAAGATTTTGGACGTATCGAAGAATGGATTGCGACGTACCAAGTACAAGCACTGGTGGTTGGTCTGCCGAAGAATATGAACGGCACGATTGGCCCCAAGGGTGAATACTGTCAAGCTTTTGCCGAGCAACTGAAGGAGCGGACAGGATTACCCGTTCATCTCTGGGATGAGCGATTGACGACGATGGCAGCTGAAAAAATGTTAATCTCTGCTGATGTGAGTCGCCAAAAGCGCAAGAAAGTGATTGATAAAATGGCAGCCGTACTCATCCTTCAGGGGTATATGGATGCTAATTCGAGGTGAAAGCAATGAGTGAAGACATGCAAAATGACTATGAAGTAGGCGACGTGATCGCATTGGTGGAGGAAGGGGAAGACGATTCAGCTACCCGTGATTTCCGCATCATGTACATCCTAGAAGTAGAAGATCGCAATTATTTAGTTTTGGTTCCGGTTGATCAGGAAGATGACGAAGAGTATGAAGTTCATTTCTTGCGTTATGATGGAAGTGACATTCTTGAGCCGATTGAAGACGATGCTGAATGGGATGCTGTAGAAGCTACCTTTGAAACACTGGTCGCTGAATTGGAAGGCGAAGAGATCTAGTATTTGATAACGTAGTAGGTAACAAAGGCATGGGTCAACTGGAGAAGAGTGCATCAAAGAGATGATGCCTTTTCTTCGGTAGCTCATGCTTTTTTTACATCATGAATGAAAGAGGGAGCATATGGCGACAAAAATGGTTAGTACTGTAATTATACAAGAAGATCGAGTTTTACTGATTAGAGAAGACAGTGAAGAGCAGGGAGGTCTATGGAATATCCCATCAGGGGTCGTACAAGCAGGAGAAAAAATTATGGATGCCGCTGTTCGAGAAACACGTACAAAAACGGGTCTAGATGTAGATTTAATCAGTTTATCGGGTATTTATCAATTTGTAAGTGCGACGAGAAAACAATTAGTGCGCAATGTCTTTACTGCGAAGGTGATTGGCGGTAGCGTTCAGATAGATGGAAAAGAAATTATCGAAGCAAGATGGTTCAGTTTTCCAGAGATTGACCAGCTAGAAGATGAAGTTGTTTGTCATGTTCATTCACTAAGACGAGTTTTTGAAGATGTAAAAAAGATGAGTCAAGAATTATAAGAACTAGCGGAATTTTTGATTATGAAACTATCAGGTGTCGAACCTTCTCCTCAACGGAAAAAAACATAGATAGACAGCAAGAAGAATCGTTATCAAGCGTGCAAGATTTGCTATCTTTTTGTATAATGAATGGCGATGTTATGTGAGGAGGAGTGTGTGCGCTTGGCAAAAGATAGTGAAGAAAGACAAAATTTGCTAGGGAATCAATCCCGATCGCGGAGGGGACGAAGCGGCGGGTTTATCGTAAAAGGATTGTTATGGGTCATATTTCTCGGCCTGATTGTGGGTGGAGTGGGGACTTATTATGTATATCAACAGCTACAAACAAATCCAATTACAGCTACGACAGAAGTGGACATTCCGGCAGGTTCTAGCGTCAAGCAGATAGCTACGTTACTAGAGAAGAATGGTGTCATTAAAAATGCCACTTTATTCTCGTATTATGTGCGCTATCAAGGCGTTGCTGGTGATTTAAAAGCGGGTATCTATCAATTTGATCAACAAGTAACTACTGAGCAACTAATCAATATGTTGAGCAAAGGAACCCAGGCAGAAGTGGTTCGCTTTACCGTACCAGAGGGCTGGAACGTAAGCCAAATTGCTGAGGCTCTTGCTAAAAAAGGGCTAATTGAGAAAGATATATTTATACATGAAATAAATGAAGGGAATTTCCCAGAATTTCCGTTTGTCTCGTCTATTCCAAAGAAAGAAGGGCGAAAATATCGGTTAGAGGGATATTTGTTCCCGGAAACCTATGAAGTACGCAAGGGAGCAACTGAGCATGAAATTATCGCCAAAATGCTGGGACAGTTCCAAAAAGAGTGGAAGCCAGAATGGACCGAACAAATTAAGAAACACAAGATAACCATGGATGAAGCGGTTAATTTAGCTGCGATCGTGGAACGTGAAGTGGTTGTGGATCAAGAACGGCCAATCGTAGCAGGAATTTTTTATAACCGCATGCGTGATAGATGGAAGTTACAATCATGTGCCACTGTACAATTCGTATTAGGTAAGCAACGTGATCGTATCACTTTTGAAGATTTAAAGATTGCTAGCCCTTATAACACGTATCTGCACGAAGGACTGCCGCCTGGACCGATTGCGAGTCCCGGTAGAGCATCACTGGAGTCGGTCGTGAAACCACAAGAAAATGAATACTTCTTCTTTGTGACGAAAAAGGACGGGACACAGGAGCATTACTTCTCCAAAACTTTTGCAGAACATGCTTCAAAAAATGCTAAAAGTCAAGGCAGTTGGTAGCAAAACGATACTGGCTGTTTTGTCGAAATGTGTTATAATAGAGCGGTTGTGAATTAGCTTATGACAGATTCTATACCAAAATGTATATTATCTGGTTGAAGAGAACGGGGGACCTTTCACATGATTACGAACCCTGCTATAGATAATTATTTAAAAGATCTTATTCCAGAGCGCTCCCCGCTATTAACGAGACTGGAGCAGGAGGCACATGAAGAGAATATCCCTATTATTCAGTTGACTGGGGCTCAATTCTTGCGTACCTTACTGTTAATTAAAAGACCCAAAAGCATCTTGGAAGTGGGTACAGCTATTGGGTATTCGACAACCTGGTTGGCCGAGGCTGCTCCTACGGCAAAAATTGTAACGATGGAGCTGGACGAAGAGCGCATCTCCCGCGCACGAGCTACTTTTAAAGAAGCTGGACTTGAAGATCGAATTGAACTGATAGAGGGAGACGCGACGAGAGGTTTAGCTGATTCATATGAGTTTGATTGTTTGTTTATTGATGCTGCTAAGGGACAGTACCTCACCTTTTTACAATTATACCTTCCTCTGTTAAAAGAAGGAGGTCTAGTGATTACGGATAATGTTCTGTACCGTGGTCTCGTGACTGATCCGCAATCAGCAGGAAAACGGCAAAAGAAAATGGTAGAAAAGATTGATGGATTTAACAAGCATCTCATGGGACACCCTGAACTGGAAACATCAATTGTACCAATCGGGGATGGGATTGCGATTAGTGTAAAGCAGACGAGAGGAGAGGGCAGTGCGTGAAAAAGCCTGAACTATTAGTTGCGGTAAAAAAAATAGCTGATGTCCTACCATTGATTGAGGCAGGTGCGGATGCTCTTAGCATTGGGGAAGCACGCTATGGACTTCGCAATGCAGGAGATTTTACCGTAGAAGAAATAGACGAAGCGATTCGCCTGGCACATAGTAAAGGTGCTAAGGTGTACATCAATATAAATACGTTATTGCACAATGAAGAGTTAGATGGATTAGACGATTTTCTGATTCATTTGCAAGCAGTGGGAGCAGATGCTGTCGTATTTGGCGATCCAGCGGTGTTAGTTGCAGTTAAACAAATGGCTCCCAAGCTAAAGCTACACTGGAGTATGGAAATGCTATCGACAAGTTACGATACAATTAATTATTGGGCGGAAAAAGGGGCAAACCGTGCTGTATTGGCGCGTGAGTTGACCATTGATGAAACGATTGAAAATCAGCAGGAAGCAACATGTGAGATTCAAACGCAGGTGCATGGTCCGACTTGCATTTTCCAATCCAAGCGTGATTTGGTCTCGGCTTATTTTGGTCATCAGGGACGTGATATGGAACAGGAAGATACCAGCATGGATCGCGGCATGTACGTGAAGGAAGAAAAACGTCGCAATATCAGCTATCCTGTATATGAAGATGTCCATGGCACTCATATTATCAGTGCGGAAGATATCTGTA
It includes:
- a CDS encoding IreB family regulatory phosphoprotein; the encoded protein is MSMDNTMKFSAPKEASEAEVRATLEEVYSALQEKGYNPITQIVGYLLSGDPAFIPRHNNARSLIGKIERDKLIEEMVKAYLSPKGS
- the ruvX gene encoding Holliday junction resolvase RuvX yields the protein MRILGLDVGEKTIGVAVSDELGWTAQGIETIRRSSKEKDFGRIEEWIATYQVQALVVGLPKNMNGTIGPKGEYCQAFAEQLKERTGLPVHLWDERLTTMAAEKMLISADVSRQKRKKVIDKMAAVLILQGYMDANSR
- a CDS encoding DUF1292 domain-containing protein — its product is MSEDMQNDYEVGDVIALVEEGEDDSATRDFRIMYILEVEDRNYLVLVPVDQEDDEEYEVHFLRYDGSDILEPIEDDAEWDAVEATFETLVAELEGEEI
- a CDS encoding NUDIX domain-containing protein — its product is MATKMVSTVIIQEDRVLLIREDSEEQGGLWNIPSGVVQAGEKIMDAAVRETRTKTGLDVDLISLSGIYQFVSATRKQLVRNVFTAKVIGGSVQIDGKEIIEARWFSFPEIDQLEDEVVCHVHSLRRVFEDVKKMSQEL
- the mltG gene encoding endolytic transglycosylase MltG — translated: MRLAKDSEERQNLLGNQSRSRRGRSGGFIVKGLLWVIFLGLIVGGVGTYYVYQQLQTNPITATTEVDIPAGSSVKQIATLLEKNGVIKNATLFSYYVRYQGVAGDLKAGIYQFDQQVTTEQLINMLSKGTQAEVVRFTVPEGWNVSQIAEALAKKGLIEKDIFIHEINEGNFPEFPFVSSIPKKEGRKYRLEGYLFPETYEVRKGATEHEIIAKMLGQFQKEWKPEWTEQIKKHKITMDEAVNLAAIVEREVVVDQERPIVAGIFYNRMRDRWKLQSCATVQFVLGKQRDRITFEDLKIASPYNTYLHEGLPPGPIASPGRASLESVVKPQENEYFFFVTKKDGTQEHYFSKTFAEHASKNAKSQGSW
- a CDS encoding O-methyltransferase, coding for MITNPAIDNYLKDLIPERSPLLTRLEQEAHEENIPIIQLTGAQFLRTLLLIKRPKSILEVGTAIGYSTTWLAEAAPTAKIVTMELDEERISRARATFKEAGLEDRIELIEGDATRGLADSYEFDCLFIDAAKGQYLTFLQLYLPLLKEGGLVITDNVLYRGLVTDPQSAGKRQKKMVEKIDGFNKHLMGHPELETSIVPIGDGIAISVKQTRGEGSA
- a CDS encoding U32 family peptidase, giving the protein MKKPELLVAVKKIADVLPLIEAGADALSIGEARYGLRNAGDFTVEEIDEAIRLAHSKGAKVYININTLLHNEELDGLDDFLIHLQAVGADAVVFGDPAVLVAVKQMAPKLKLHWSMEMLSTSYDTINYWAEKGANRAVLARELTIDETIENQQEATCEIQTQVHGPTCIFQSKRDLVSAYFGHQGRDMEQEDTSMDRGMYVKEEKRRNISYPVYEDVHGTHIISAEDICMIDGLEDFVNGELDSLKIEGLLHTSEYVISVTKLYREALDLCVSDVELYRDKAAEFLEKIEALQPENRPLNTGFYYKPPIPYHA